The sequence below is a genomic window from Candidatus Rokuibacteriota bacterium.
GCGGGTCATCGTCGTCGGGCTCGCCCGCGACGCGCGGGTCCGCGCGGTCGGAGAGCTTCAGGAGCGCGCGGACGGCATCGGCTTCACGCTTGAGATCGACGGCCGAAGGCGGGCCGTCAGGCTGGCCTTTCTCGGACCCCACAACGTGACCAACGCGCTCGCCAGCGCCGGGGCCGGGGTCGCGCTCGGTCTTTCCCTCGACGAGATCGCCGCTGGCCTCGAGGCCGCGCGTCCCCTGAAGGGGCGCCTGGTCTGGCGGCGTGCGGGCTCCATCCGGATCCTCGACGACACCTACAACGCCAACCCGGCGTCCGTGCGGGCCGCCCTCGCCGCCCTCGCGCCCGCGCGCGGTGCCGGGCGCCTCCTCGTGGCCCTCGGCGACATGCTGGAGCTCGGCGACAGCGCGGCGGCTGCGCACCGCGACGTCGGCCGGCTGGTGGCCGAGTGCGGCGCTGCCGAGTTCGTCGGCGTGGGTTCCCTGATGCGCCACGCCGCGGAGGCGGCTCGCGACGCGGGCCTCCTCGAGAGCCGCCACGTGGAGACGTTCCAGGAGGCGGTGGCGCTGCTCCTCAAGCGGCTCGCTCCCGGGGACACCCTGTTAGTGAAGGGATCCAGGGGGATGCGGATGGAGCGCGTGGTAGATGCCCTGGTGGCCCGGCTCGGAGGAGGCGAATGAGGCATGTTCTTTCATCTCCTCGCGCCGCTGGCCAAGGAACACATCATCTTCAACGTCTTCCGGTACATCACGTTCCGGACGGCGATGGCGACCGTGACCGCGCTGCTCATCTCCTTCGTGCTCGGCCCCTGGCTGATCCGAAAGCTCCGCGCGCTCCAGGCGGGCACCGAGACCATCCGCGAGGACACGCCGGAGCGCCACCGGGGCAAAGCCGGGACCCCCACGATGGGCGGCATCCTCATCCTCTCGGCGATCCTGCTCTCGACGCTCCTGTGGGGGAACCTGAGGAACCGCTACGTGTGGGTGATCGTCACCGCGACCGCCGGCCTGGGGCTGATCGGCCTCTGGGACGACTGGCGGAAGCTCCGCACCCGGAGAGGGGTTTCCGCTGGCCAGAAGTTCGGCGCCCAAATCCTGCTCATCGTCCTGCTCCTGGGCTCCCTCTATTTCTTCCCGCCCGCCGGGTTCTCGACGGTCCTCGCGGTCCCGTTCCTCAAGGGGTGGTTGATCCCGCTCGGCTGGTTCTGGATCCCGTTCGCGCTCCTCGTGATCGTGGGGGCGTCCAACGCGGTGAACCTGACCGACGGGCTGGACGGCCTCGCGGTCGGCCCCGTCATCATGGCCGGCGGCGCCTTCGCCGTGATCGCGTACCTGACCGGCAACTTCAAGGCCGCCGACTATCTGCAGATCCTGAACGTGAAGGGTGCGGGCGAGCTGACCGTCTTCTGCGGCGCGCTCGTCGGGGCGGCGA
It includes:
- the mraY gene encoding phospho-N-acetylmuramoyl-pentapeptide-transferase, yielding MFFHLLAPLAKEHIIFNVFRYITFRTAMATVTALLISFVLGPWLIRKLRALQAGTETIREDTPERHRGKAGTPTMGGILILSAILLSTLLWGNLRNRYVWVIVTATAGLGLIGLWDDWRKLRTRRGVSAGQKFGAQILLIVLLLGSLYFFPPAGFSTVLAVPFLKGWLIPLGWFWIPFALLVIVGASNAVNLTDGLDGLAVGPVIMAGGAFAVIAYLTGNFKAADYLQILNVKGAGELTVFCGALVGAAMGFLWFNSYPAQVFMGDVGSLALGGAIGTLAVLTKAELLLPLIGGLYVVEAGSVIIQVAAFK